CAAGTTTTAGGAATTTTTGGCTCCgttagtaattttttttgtgcagcgtttttaatgaaatgagatttgaattatttattgaccaacaaaattagtgaactacgCTGTAAAAAGTTCATGGTAAATTCTTTTAAACATGTACACGGTATGATATTTGTTAGTATTACGAATATAGTAAGGTTTACCATCCTAATTGTGGTGATTGTAGAGTAGAATTATTGTCCGGAAGACACTAATCGCGAAGATGTCAGATAATATCGTTATTCACTTTCCGTGGAAAGCGTCATCTTGCTGTGTGGAGAGCGACGTTGGGTAACAACGAATCTTTGTGAGCAGAATTATCTTCCCTATCATTTAAGATTACAATGCAGCAATGCTTCCATATTGCTTTGGAAGGCATGTAGACTTAACTATCACTGTCAAAGTGGACCTTCTTGGTTGCTAGCAAAGAGATTGGAAATGTGCCCAATTCAATGGAAGATTGATAAAGAAGGTTCCTTAAATTTCTCTCTTTCagaagaatttgtaatttgGAAGTAGTTTAACATTATTGTTGTAAAGAGTTTTGTGTTACTTTTGGGTTGCCTTTCTTGAGCAGTTGAGGATCATTAAAAACTTTTCTGTGACTGTGTTGTATTCGACAGTGTTAACGGTAAGTGATAAATCAGCAAGACTTGATAAATAGGCTGTTGAGAAAGAACaatatctgaaaaagaaaacttattCCTTAAAGGAGAAACTTCCTGCTGTCATGAAAGTAAAAGAATATAAAGGATATACTAATGATATAGAATTTCCTGAATTGCCTGCTTTGGTATGTTGTCAGGAACTTCAAAAGTTTCTGTGAACCAGAGCCTGGTGTCTTTTGTCGTCCTGTTGACATTGTATTCCTCTGCACAATATTGTAGCACCAAAGGAGGTGCTTTTTGGGGGAAAGGTGCTAAATTTTTATCTGACGAGACTTTTCGTTTTGAAACATTGGTCAACAAGAGATGATGTTCAAGAGATGTGTCATGTCATAAAAGGCCAAATTGTTTTTGATAGCTCGAATCAAGTGGAGCTGTGCTTTACAATAAACAACTTGTCTGTTGCTATGTTGTGTTTCACCAGTGCCGTGGTAACTTTGTTCAAAATTCCAGGGAccgcccttcatcagagctgGTCACTAGATACACCGGATCGCTACTGGCCAAGCATCTTGGTATTTAAGGTAGCAGTTAATCACTTCAGTTATCGTGTTCGTCTCAATGCACGAACAAGGAAAGCATGTCTTTCCCATCAATCGGAAAACCTTCAGATACACTCTGTACAATTGCAGTGTTTGCCTAGTAGATCTAGCGCAATGCACGAAGATCTTTATTACTGCATTGTGATGCAGTGGGGTTGCGTTACTGAAGCTCAAGTGAAGAAAGGTTCTGGCAGTTTGGCAGTAGTGTGGCAATAGTGTGGCTGCCGAAAGTGgtttacagaaaattaagGCTTACTTAACAACTGTAAAAGTTCAAGCAAGCAACTGCTGGTATCAGATCACATGAGAGAAATAATGGAAGGTTCTTATTCATTCTGCCAAAGGAGCATATTGGAGTTAACAGCAGCCACATTCAGTTTTGAAAGACATTGTAGGAGAAGGAGTGATCATGAAAACTTGGATATTGTAGCACAAATGGCCCACACAATGGATTATAATATTTGCCCTTCGTTGGCATTATACATAGTTATCTTagtaaaattttattattattcttgttggaagaagttgaatatattgCCAAGATACATGTAAATTCAAGAGCGGCGTTAATGTGAGCTCTAAAGTTGATTAAATTAATTGAGCGACATTTTAATCaaagtaagttgttttttaacAGTATTTctctaattttctttgcagaagGGAAAGGCGACAAGACagacaaagacaaagatgTGGATGATGAAGACATAGAAATTGTTCCTGACGCTAGGTAACATTTTGACGACCAATAGGCATCAATAAGAAATGGTTGCTTTGTGCTGCGTACAATCTTCACATACCTTGAAGATTCCTTACTTGGCAAACAACAAATAACACTGGATTGACTCTCTCTACTTGTGTAACTTCCAGGAGATCGATACATGAGCTGTCAACACATGGCACCTGCTAGATGCAGACTGCTGTGAGGAAGATATCTGAGAATtctacatttttatttttccctcCAGTAGAAATGAATCTGCCGAGGAAGAGACTCCACTTGACGACTCGTTAGTCGTCTTGGACAAATGTAAGTGGAAACCACAGAGGACACGTCCAATGTACCGTCCTTACACTTGTTAAGTTAGAACCACAAAAGGAGCTCATTATGTGTCAATTGAGACACAAGATAAGTCACTTAATTTAAAAGTAGCCCTAGTTGTCATAGTAAGAGTGGAAGTGATTTGCTGTCTTGCTTTTTGATTCACAGACAACTGCGACCTGCACCTCAAAGTTGCACCTGAAGGTTTGAGTGGAAAACCCTTAGCAGATGAAGGATTCTCGTACCTCCTCGCTGGAGCCAGGGCAACATGGGGAACAACCAAGGGAAAAGTTTGCTTTGAATGCAAGGTAGCCAtgcaattgaaggggtgtgtggaataaggccttaagtgacttttgatgcaatgtcaaattctcctcgtcattcacaaatgaatgcaaggaaatttggaaggagaatctggtaatttatcagaagtcacttaagggttttctccaggcacccctgcaattctTATGCCTTATTTAGCCCCTTGTCTGTACAGTCTGTCTTTGGCGGATCAACATCTCTACAGACAAGCAAGACACtgaatatataataattatttatgaaaaTACAGTAGTGTAGACTcatctttggtgtaaaaaacCAGTCAAACTCATTGATGGcctaaaaataaagaaagagcCAAGGGAATGTTAAACAGTAACCATGGTGCAAGCTAATAAGCTAAAGAAAAGATATCACAGGTTCTTGTATCATGGATGGGCTGTAGTTGTTTTAATATAGCTGGTCCCTCAGGTGGAAGGAATGGTTATTAGTTTTGGGAGATATTCAATTGGCACTGGTAAAGAAAGATGCAATTCTCTGTTGTGCCCCTGAAAGGCAAGTATTAAGACTCTTGGAGTGTGAGAAACAAGGCAGTGTTggtaacttacttttgagGGTGACTGTTTAGCCAGATTCACATATGAAGCATTATTTCTTAATGACATGAACTTTGATGTTTGCGTTGATTTAAAGTGAGttaattgttttaatgtttttttttttctttttttttttttttttcgcttgaaGGTAACTTCATTCATTTCTGTGGAGCTGCCGGAATCGGAAGAACCAAAGAACGTAGTGAGAGTTGGTTGGTCAACGGACTCGGAAAGCCTGCAGCTTGGTATGTTGGCAGTGTAATTAACAAGCAAATGAATTCAGTTGTGTCAATATTGCTGAAATGTCAACCCCTACTGCTTCTTTTCTGACTGTGGTCTTCTTTCACTCATCTCAGGAGAAGTGAAGATGTCCTATGGATATGATTCATCTGGCAAGAAAGCCTGTGACGCAGAGTTCACAGAGTATGGCCAATCATTTGGAGTGgatgatgtgattggctgttaCTTGGTAAGGGCACGTAacgatatatttttttttgcagggaAGTACCGTACTTTCTGGTGTTTAAGttgatcctttttttttttttttcttataagcTGGAAGTTGATATTTATTTGTGGTATAAAACCTGAGTTCAGAATCCTTAACATTCTGTCATATCATAGTTCCCTGCAGAAAAAGTTGAATTGATCAAGTGACACACTTTagagttgaaaacacaataacactcgcttttagcgttcttatgaagtttgacattaaatttctcgagaatacttggggatttcatggcggggtcacttagaaaactgaattacaatgagatgttttaaatagcatttaagaagttaccgtgctgtgagtagatttttagtaaataatttttgcacatattgctcgaactttaaacggaatccgtcttaaaagtgaaaaaaaaaaacgacagaGAGAAAAGGATCGAGATGTCTAGGCATACAACgtccaaacaaaatttaattacacatttcattttttattagtcTATGGCTAATTGGCTATCATTAGTCTCAAgcccaaaaaatgtttttgtcaacCCACTGTGTGTCGGTTTAAGTTTTGGTCAATGTATTAGGCGAAGTTGACTGTTTTGGAGTGATTCTTAAGACTTAAAGGGTAGACTTATACACCTGAAAATCCTTTTCAGTCAGTTTTCCTTTCTGATATGTGATGttataacaaaataaagatATGTCTTGGGTTGGAGATTGGTTGTACTCTGGAATTCAATTTTCAgggctttttgtttttctttatgcCACTTTAGGACTTGGAGAGTGATCCAAAGACAGTATCATTTACAAAGAATGGCGAAGACATGGGAGTAGCTTTTGAGTTCACTGAAGAACTGAGTAATCAAGCACTGTTCCCTCATGTGCTTATCAAGAATGCAGAGTTTGTGGTCAACTTTGGGTCTCAGGTAACAGTCTTGTTTCCAaagctaaaaacaaaaaatcaaaaaaacactttgttactattaatatttttagtgTTAGTTGCGTAAGTAAGATTAGTGCTATAggtattgttgttattgtaagTAATAGTAGTCTTGTTAGTAAATTCATATTTTAAGAAACGTAAGAAGGTAAAAATGTTAGTTTGCATTAGtgttgttaaaaattattaaaataactaaaaattaaaaaaaagtcttgTTTCATCaaattgatttgtttgtttgtttgttttaatccCATTTCTTTTGTGTGTCAATGGTGAGACCTATTATACTAAATTTTAGCGTTTCAAGTCTCCTCCAACTTTGCACCATAGTTTATTTAGAAACTgaactttcattcatttttctaAAAGAACTATTTTTACACAAATTGTGTGACTTTTTGTCATCCCATATAGGAAGAGCCTTGGTTTCCGGCAAAGGAAGGTTATACTTTCATGCAGTCAGTTGGTGAGGATTCCCTTGTTCATGGCACAAGAGGCCCTGCAAACAAGAAAGATTGCGAGGTGCGTTTGTTAGGGACATTGAGTTACTATTTTGTTAGTCCTTGACAAGATTTGCTTTAACAAAGTGGAAACGCTTTAAAAGGTGGCTTCGCTATATCTCTTCTCTGTTGAATTACTATTTTGTTAGTCCTTGACAAGATTTGCCTTAACAAAGTGGAAACGCTTTAAAGGGTGGCTTCGCTATCTCTTCACTGTGAAAATTGGATCCTTTTCAACTTGTTAAACTCATCGCTGATTGATGAGCTTGGAAGGTTAGTGGGTGCCCTGCAAAAATACCAGGCACACCAGGGAGGTTCCATGGCAACCTTGTGAGTGGGAACCGGCCCTGCAAGCGGCCACCAACCAGCACTGTCACAGtgaaggaacttcagtagAGAAACCTACCTGGCCAGATACCAACCGTGAACCTCTTTCCATGAGGGGTGGAAAGGGCTGGGTGCTGCATTGGCAAAACAGGCAACCAAAACAGTGATTCACAAAGCTCAACTGAGCAAGCAAACTGCAAATATGGTGACCAAAGCGGTGATCCATCTAAGGTAGTGATCCATAAAGATCAGCAGCGCAGACAACAGCAATTATGGTGATTAGAGCTCATGTGGCAAAATTGGCAACTGAATCAGTTTATATTAATAATCATCGATGATTTTTCAGGTGATCATGATGGTGGGATTGCCAGCTTCAGGAAAGACTTCTTGGGTCAACAAACAGGTCCTTGATAACCCTGAGAAGAAATACAATGTGTTAGGCACTAATTCAATTATGGAAAAGATGAAGGTAAATTTTAGTCATTCTTATTCCAGCTTAGGTAAAAAGAAGGAATCTACATTTTCTGCAACTTAGTTTCCAAGATGTAGCAAAGTTCACTGACAGTTcatcttgatttctttttttttttttcttgacactGTCATAATAATGGGTGGGACTTATACACAAGTGTTTGTGGTAATTGcagggtgcctggagaaaagccttaagtgacttctgataaattaccagattctcattccaaatttccttgtattcagttgtgaattactaggagaatttgtcattgcatcaaaagtcacgtaaggccttattccacacaccccttcaattattaaaTTAAGGAGGCATGTGCAACACAACTTGTTTATAATGTCAGCCTCTAAATATGATttaatcaaaattgaaaccaagcCAATGCTGTGTCCTTGTTGGGGATCATGGGGAAGCGGGGTGGGCTCTAGAGAGGTTTGCAGGGCCCTCCCTTGTTCTTTGATTCAAGTGGCTTTTGGTTTGCTTTCTTGGTTTCTGTCTCCCTCCCATATTTGCGGTAAGTAGATATTCAAATCTCTGGTTTTATCAGTGATAAGTTGAAAAGTGCCTGGGATGTGCCTTGGTGGCTGCCGTCAGTGCTTCCTGCTCTGTTGTGACCTTTAAAGTGCCTACCCTGAAATTAATTGGCATAGTGTTTTTCAACAAAGTGACTCTCACTTGACAGGTATTTGGTGTAGCCAGGAAGAGAGATGTTGGAGGTTACAGCAAATTGATGGACAAGGCAGCCAAATGTTTACACCGCCTGTTTGAACTGGCtccaacaaaaacaagaaactacATCCTGGATCAGGTAAAAACATGCAGACAGCTTGTTCTACATTAGTCAGGTGGTCAACTCTAGAACCAAAAACTGTCAAGAAATTCTCATCCATAGTTAATTTTTAACAGTCAGTGAAAGCTCCTCGTTTGGAGTACACAGCATAGGTGCACACTCCACTCAAACATGCCTTGGTAGTGTGGGAACCaaagtgtttttgttgtagATGGTAATTCCTGTTTTTATAGGGCAGTGGGATATTAAGTGAAATCTGTGCTACAATCCTTATCTGTTTATTCAtaaactaaattatttttttaggaACATTAGTAAGCAAAGTACTTCGTAGAAAACAATGACAGCTCTTTGTCTTTGTGAAGTCTGAGGGAACGATATGAAAAATGTTGAGTTAAAGAGGCTAGTGGACAGTTTCAGTTCACAAGACTGGAGATATTGATCAAAATCTGCACGTCTTTTACATTTCTATCAATTTCAGCATGTCCTGTCTGAGAAATGAAATCGTTAACACTGCAACTTTCAGGAAAGCTTGTAGACTAGCTACTTATTTTCACTGCTGAGCAGGATTTTTGTTTAACACAGATTATTTACTCAAATGCTTGGACCTATTCTTTTTAGACCAATGTCTACCTGTCAGCTCAGAAGAAAAAGATTCGTCCTTTTGAAGGTTTCATACGGAGAGCCATAGTATGCATTCCCACTCAGGAAGAGTTGAAAACGAGAACAGAAGATCGGAAGAAAGAAGGCATTGAACTACCAGAGAATGCCGTGAGCGACATGAAAAGTATGGACTGCAAATGTATTTGTTGGCATCACGTTCGActaaacatgattttttttttttatgcgtAGGGCGTTGATATTGGATCAATAGGTAGTTTTTGCTGGAGTGTATGGTCTagatgaaattttcttacTCCAGTCACATAATCTTTAGGACATTAAATGAGTTTAGCTTTCATTTCTTCTGTTTTAGCCGTCCTGTTAGTATGTTTCCACGTACAATCCAAGTATTGCTTCTACCACCGACTAtttttgttataataattatattatggTAGTTTTGAAATTACAAGGTCAGATCGGTTTCGACTCACTTCGATCGAGAGACATCTTAATGCAGGCCTTTTGAATTCCAGTCatgtctgtttgtttgtttccagacaaatcataataatttagTGAATAAGCCTTTCCCCCTTTGCCTTGCACCTTCACGAGAAGGAAGGATTATCTTAGCtaaatttttccctttttttgtcCATAGTGAGTTTCACGTTGCCAAAAGTTGGCGAATTCTTTGAGGAAGTGATCTATGCCGACCAACCCGAGAACAAAGCTAAGACTATTGTGGACGAATACATCAAGGAAGGTCGCAGCTACCGAAGTCGGTCAAGTTCTGGTCCAGAACCGCCTTTCAAACGGTCTAGATTCGATGACAGGCCGCGACATGGTGGAGGCTACAACAGGAACAGAAGCTACGAGGACCGCGGAGGCTACAGACGTGGAGGAGGAGGAGGCGGCGGTGGAGGTTACCACAGGTTTGGTGGCGGACGCTCTCATTATGGATATGGAGGGAGTGGAGGTTACCGTGGTGGACGGGGAGGTGGAGGGTACCATGACAGACGAGATCATCGTGGTGGAGGAGGAAGAGGTAATGTCATAGGAAGGTTAATTGAGCCCTGCAGGACTTTGGCTCAGAAGCATGTATCAGGGTCCAAAATTGCGCCTTCCTGATCGCCACAGCGACTTAAAAATTGAGTGCTATTTACCATAATGTCAAATGCGGTCGTCAGTGTGCTACGAACATAACCACAATTAGCTATGACGTTTGGAGAAAGTGATTAAGACTGAAATTTCAAGACATTTGTTTCTACTGCAACGCAAATTGTAAGCGGACAATGACTTGCGCTTTCTTTTGGCCGTGCGTCGAGCGAAGTGTGCACCATAATTTGGCGAAATATGCAGTGCTCAATTGTAAGAAAAGGAGGCATTGTTTTGGCTACCACAATTTACAATTAACTAAGTCGCTAGTTGGCGTCCTTGTAAAAAGTGAATTTCGGGCCCTGTAGATCTGATGAGGCATTACACAGAGTTCGTATTTGTCAGGGAAAAACTAGAAAGACGcgaatttaataattttattttgacttGGGGTGCGTTTGAGTGACTTTGTTCCGGAATAAGAATGCGAACGTTTACTTTGAACAATTACACCTATTTTCACCGAGAGTTTGGATGCGATCAGAATGTAAAGGAGAATTTCAGCATCGTTTCCGGTCAAAATGTTATAGACATATTCCTAAATTTACCTCCAAGGAAAAATCTGGagaattacaaaataaattattcttttgttggCATGTCAATTAGGCCTCTTCGTCtcatttcacttcaaaattcttttgtttttatacatgttgacgaggcgaaaagggctaattaacatgaaaacataagaataatttattgaccgccattttggaataaggtgtattagCTCAGACAGGGATCTTTACCTGTTGgggcaaagaaaaaattgacacgtgttttgtttgtcttgtCTAGGTGGGTATGGTGGTGGAGGTTATGGCGGCGGTGGAGGAGGAGGATATCGTCAACATCAGTCGTCCCACCGGCAGCAGCAATCACCGCAGCAACCGAGGCAGCGCTTCCAACAAAACTATGGCCAACAACAATACAGCCAGCTGCCACAGGCAAGCAGCCAGTCCTATAGTCAGCCACAGCAgcaccaacaacaacaggTGCAGCAACAGCAACCCCAACAGTATGGATCCTCTTACAATCAGTACTACAGCTACAACCAGGGCTACCAAGCTCCCACAGGTTTCCAACAGACTGCTTACGCACAgcctcaacaacaacagcagcagcagcaacaacagTATGGCCAAACCGCACAGCAAACCCAGCAACAAGGCGCTTACCAGAATTACCAAAGTTATTACGCGGGATATCAGCAGCAAACAGGATATGGGAGTTATGGTGGTAGCACTGGCTATCAGTAGAGTCGAGGCAAACGTGCTCTGATAAAAACGCATCTCGAACGGTTTCGACGCTTACTTTGCCTCAGTTGTGTAATCGTAGCAAGTTGAGAGACTAGTGTTTTGTCCAGACAGAGGTCCAttccaaaataattttgtccATGGGTATTTCAACTCGAGATAGCTCATTTTAGGGTtgaattcttgttgttgttgttgcccttgcAGCAGATGATTCCAAGAACCGTTGTCTTGTAATTTTGACCATGAAAATTCTTCGCAGGAAAATGCATCTCTTTCTGTTCTTAACTCTCTTGATCTGTAAATTTGGCGTGATTCGTTCTTCTCGGTTCTAAGAAGGGAACAGCGAATTAAACTTAAAAATGAGCTGTTATTTAGGGCCTTTATACCCTTGGAGGTAAAAGATGCATTAGCTTAAGTCCTTGCCTTGGTTTTTATTGTGTATATTTGTCTTCTCAAAGATTCACTGTGATTAGTTTTGCCAATATAATTCATATTCCGTACTTTTTCCACGAACGTTATTTTAGACCTAGTGAGGGAGTCATGGGGAGCAATTTGTTGCCTTAGTGTAGTGCACTCCTAGTGAGAAGGTCGTGCTCATAAGTGGTTATTAAATAGCTTGTAAGGTGAAGTGTTATTAAAACTTGTCTTGAATTTCACTCTCTCTAATCATTTTTAATAAGGTATAATACAATC
The DNA window shown above is from Acropora palmata chromosome 7, jaAcrPala1.3, whole genome shotgun sequence and carries:
- the LOC141886067 gene encoding uncharacterized protein LOC141886067 isoform X1, which produces MSDLDEAGVKKLKVAELRAELQSRGLDSKGNKPVLVDRLLEAISNSTVTEANGGEVVQEVAEQPQEEAEKIEEGSPDEEIQAKSEEPAKEEGDDANQEEETTSETVESVGVASESVEAPAPEPVSQVMEEEPSEKHEEMQSETIPTPTEERIAENEENDKKTQEGEPMETSQDETATSQEATEEGKGDKTDKDKDVDDEDIEIVPDASRNESAEEETPLDDSLVVLDKYNCDLHLKVAPEGLSGKPLADEGFSYLLAGARATWGTTKGKVCFECKVTSFISVELPESEEPKNVVRVGWSTDSESLQLGEVKMSYGYDSSGKKACDAEFTEYGQSFGVDDVIGCYLDLESDPKTVSFTKNGEDMGVAFEFTEELSNQALFPHVLIKNAEFVVNFGSQEEPWFPAKEGYTFMQSVGEDSLVHGTRGPANKKDCEVIMMVGLPASGKTSWVNKQVLDNPEKKYNVLGTNSIMEKMKVFGVARKRDVGGYSKLMDKAAKCLHRLFELAPTKTRNYILDQTNVYLSAQKKKIRPFEGFIRRAIVCIPTQEELKTRTEDRKKEGIELPENAVSDMKMSFTLPKVGEFFEEVIYADQPENKAKTIVDEYIKEGRSYRSRSSSGPEPPFKRSRFDDRPRHGGGYNRNRSYEDRGGYRRGGGGGGGGGYHRFGGGRSHYGYGGSGGYRGGRGGGGYHDRRDHRGGGGRGGYGGGGYGGGGGGGYRQHQSSHRQQQSPQQPRQRFQQNYGQQQYSQLPQASSQSYSQPQQHQQQQVQQQQPQQYGSSYNQYYSYNQGYQAPTGFQQTAYAQPQQQQQQQQQQYGQTAQQTQQQGAYQNYQSYYAGYQQQTGYGSYGGSTGYQ
- the LOC141886067 gene encoding uncharacterized protein LOC141886067 isoform X2, with product MSDLDEAGVKKLKVAELRAELQSRGLDSKGNKPVLVDRLLEAISNSTVTEANGGEVVQEVAEQPQEEAEKIEEGSPDEEIQAKSEEPAKEEGDDANQEEETTSETVESVGVASESVEAPAPEPVSQVMEEEPSEKHEEMQSETIPTPTEERIAENEENDKKTQEGEPMETSQDETATSQEATEEGKGDKTDKDKDVDDEDIEIVPDARNESAEEETPLDDSLVVLDKYNCDLHLKVAPEGLSGKPLADEGFSYLLAGARATWGTTKGKVCFECKVTSFISVELPESEEPKNVVRVGWSTDSESLQLGEVKMSYGYDSSGKKACDAEFTEYGQSFGVDDVIGCYLDLESDPKTVSFTKNGEDMGVAFEFTEELSNQALFPHVLIKNAEFVVNFGSQEEPWFPAKEGYTFMQSVGEDSLVHGTRGPANKKDCEVIMMVGLPASGKTSWVNKQVLDNPEKKYNVLGTNSIMEKMKVFGVARKRDVGGYSKLMDKAAKCLHRLFELAPTKTRNYILDQTNVYLSAQKKKIRPFEGFIRRAIVCIPTQEELKTRTEDRKKEGIELPENAVSDMKMSFTLPKVGEFFEEVIYADQPENKAKTIVDEYIKEGRSYRSRSSSGPEPPFKRSRFDDRPRHGGGYNRNRSYEDRGGYRRGGGGGGGGGYHRFGGGRSHYGYGGSGGYRGGRGGGGYHDRRDHRGGGGRGGYGGGGYGGGGGGGYRQHQSSHRQQQSPQQPRQRFQQNYGQQQYSQLPQASSQSYSQPQQHQQQQVQQQQPQQYGSSYNQYYSYNQGYQAPTGFQQTAYAQPQQQQQQQQQQYGQTAQQTQQQGAYQNYQSYYAGYQQQTGYGSYGGSTGYQ